A portion of the Anabas testudineus chromosome 22, fAnaTes1.2, whole genome shotgun sequence genome contains these proteins:
- the smoc1 gene encoding SPARC-related modular calcium-binding protein 1 isoform X4 has protein sequence MLLSSFLIVTFAHFLAPLLFCYLPQVSAQKPGSRWLIGDRDSHCGVICSRTHGKPVCGSDGRSYETGCELQRARCKDRTLTLAHRGRCRGKSWVKNDQLQVAPAPTSTSEGRDLELKDAGQSKCRVERNQALEQARRPQEFIPECNEDGTFAQVQCHTLTGYCWCVTSDGKPVSGSSVHNRTPVCSGSVTDKPPGPPNSGRKDDGSKPTPTMETHVPPEGDEITAPTLWIKQLVYKENKQNNSTSRKQEKVPSCDQERQSALEEDRQNPREVTFIPDCGPGGLYKPVQCHQSTGYCWCVLVDTGRPIPGTSTRYQTPECDGTARSHILDTEDPFQGRDLTGCPEGKKVEFITSLLDALTTDMVQAINSPAPSGGGRFAEPDPSHNLEERVVHWYFAQLDNNGSHDINKKELKPFKKYLKKKAKPKKCARKFTDYCDLNKNKAISLQELKGCLGVSKEGSSTTSGNQAIRQGTKVGHLV, from the exons TGGCTGattggagacagagacagtcacTGTGGGGTCATCTGCTCGCGGACGCATGGAAAGCCGGTGTGTGGCTCAGACGGACGGAGCTACGAGACTGGCTGCGAACTGCAGAGGGCGCGATGCAAAGATAGGACGCTGACACTGGCACACCGCGGCCGGTGTCGAG GTAAAAGCTGGGTAAAAAATGATCAGCTGCAGGTGGCTCCAGCACCAACTTCCACATCTGAGGGGAGAGACTTGGAACTCAAAG ATGCAGGTCAGTCCAAGTGTCGGGTTGAGAGGAACCAGGCGTTGGAACAAGCCAGGAGACCTCAGGAGTTTATCCCAGAATGCAACGAGGATGGGACATTTGCCCAG GTCCAGTGCCATACTCTGACCGGTTACTGCTGGTGTGTGACCAGTGACGGCAAGCCAGTGAGTGGCTCCTCTGTGCACAACAGGACCCCAGTGTGCTCAG GGTCGGTAACCGATAAACCACCTGGGCCACCGAACTCTGGTAGAAAAG ACGATGGCTCCAAGCCCACACCCACTATGGAGACGCACGTCCCCCCTGAGGGTGATG AGATAACCGCTCCAACGCTATGGATAAAACAGCTGGTTTATAAGGAGAACAAGCAGAACAACTCCACTTCCAGAAAGCAAG AGAAAGTTCCCTCTTGTGACCAGGAGAGACAAAGTGCCCTGGAGGAGGATCGGCAGAACCCCCGAGAGGTCACGTTTATCCCCGACTGCGGCCCTGGTGGTCTTTACAAACCGGTCCAATGCCATCAGTCCACAGGATACTGCTGGTGTGTTCTTGTGGACACCGGACGGCCCATTCCTGGAACCTCCACCAG GTACCAGACGCCAGAGTGTGATGGAACGGCACGATCACACATCTTAGACACCGAAGATCCATTTCAAGGCAGAGACTTGACAG GCTGCCCAGAGGGGAAGAAAGTGGAATTCATTACAAGCTTGTTAGATGCCCTCACCACAGACATGGTACAGGCCATAAACTCACCAGCCCCCTCTGGTGGTGGGAG ATTTGCAGAGCCTGACCCCAGTCACAATTTAGAGGAGAGGGTGGTGCACTGGTACTTCGCCCAGCTGGATAACAACGGCAGTCATGACATCAATAAGAAGGAACTAAAACCTTTCAAGAAGTACCTTAAGAAGAAAGCCAAGCCCAAGAAATGTGCTCGCAAATTCACAGACTACTGTGACCTGAATAAGAACAAGGCCATTTCCCTGCAAGAGCTGAAAGGCTGCTTGGGCGTCAGCAAGGAAG GTAGCTCAACAACAAGTGGCAACCAAGCAATAAGGCAAGGGACAAAAG TGGGTCATCTGGTGTGA
- the smoc1 gene encoding SPARC-related modular calcium-binding protein 1 isoform X2, with the protein MLLSSFLIVTFAHFLAPLLFCYLPQVSAQKPGSRWLIGDRDSHCGVICSRTHGKPVCGSDGRSYETGCELQRARCKDRTLTLAHRGRCRGKSWVKNDQLQVAPAPTSTSEGRDLELKDAGQSKCRVERNQALEQARRPQEFIPECNEDGTFAQVQCHTLTGYCWCVTSDGKPVSGSSVHNRTPVCSGNIREFMGTHAGTSGLSGSVTDKPPGPPNSGRKDDGSKPTPTMETHVPPEGDEITAPTLWIKQLVYKENKQNNSTSRKQEKVPSCDQERQSALEEDRQNPREVTFIPDCGPGGLYKPVQCHQSTGYCWCVLVDTGRPIPGTSTRYQTPECDGTARSHILDTEDPFQGRDLTGCPEGKKVEFITSLLDALTTDMVQAINSPAPSGGGRFAEPDPSHNLEERVVHWYFAQLDNNGSHDINKKELKPFKKYLKKKAKPKKCARKFTDYCDLNKNKAISLQELKGCLGVSKEGSSTTSGNQAIRQGTKVGHLV; encoded by the exons TGGCTGattggagacagagacagtcacTGTGGGGTCATCTGCTCGCGGACGCATGGAAAGCCGGTGTGTGGCTCAGACGGACGGAGCTACGAGACTGGCTGCGAACTGCAGAGGGCGCGATGCAAAGATAGGACGCTGACACTGGCACACCGCGGCCGGTGTCGAG GTAAAAGCTGGGTAAAAAATGATCAGCTGCAGGTGGCTCCAGCACCAACTTCCACATCTGAGGGGAGAGACTTGGAACTCAAAG ATGCAGGTCAGTCCAAGTGTCGGGTTGAGAGGAACCAGGCGTTGGAACAAGCCAGGAGACCTCAGGAGTTTATCCCAGAATGCAACGAGGATGGGACATTTGCCCAG GTCCAGTGCCATACTCTGACCGGTTACTGCTGGTGTGTGACCAGTGACGGCAAGCCAGTGAGTGGCTCCTCTGTGCACAACAGGACCCCAGTGTGCTCAG GAAACATCCGTGAATTTATGGGAACTCATGCTGGGACAAGTGGATTGTCAG GGTCGGTAACCGATAAACCACCTGGGCCACCGAACTCTGGTAGAAAAG ACGATGGCTCCAAGCCCACACCCACTATGGAGACGCACGTCCCCCCTGAGGGTGATG AGATAACCGCTCCAACGCTATGGATAAAACAGCTGGTTTATAAGGAGAACAAGCAGAACAACTCCACTTCCAGAAAGCAAG AGAAAGTTCCCTCTTGTGACCAGGAGAGACAAAGTGCCCTGGAGGAGGATCGGCAGAACCCCCGAGAGGTCACGTTTATCCCCGACTGCGGCCCTGGTGGTCTTTACAAACCGGTCCAATGCCATCAGTCCACAGGATACTGCTGGTGTGTTCTTGTGGACACCGGACGGCCCATTCCTGGAACCTCCACCAG GTACCAGACGCCAGAGTGTGATGGAACGGCACGATCACACATCTTAGACACCGAAGATCCATTTCAAGGCAGAGACTTGACAG GCTGCCCAGAGGGGAAGAAAGTGGAATTCATTACAAGCTTGTTAGATGCCCTCACCACAGACATGGTACAGGCCATAAACTCACCAGCCCCCTCTGGTGGTGGGAG ATTTGCAGAGCCTGACCCCAGTCACAATTTAGAGGAGAGGGTGGTGCACTGGTACTTCGCCCAGCTGGATAACAACGGCAGTCATGACATCAATAAGAAGGAACTAAAACCTTTCAAGAAGTACCTTAAGAAGAAAGCCAAGCCCAAGAAATGTGCTCGCAAATTCACAGACTACTGTGACCTGAATAAGAACAAGGCCATTTCCCTGCAAGAGCTGAAAGGCTGCTTGGGCGTCAGCAAGGAAG GTAGCTCAACAACAAGTGGCAACCAAGCAATAAGGCAAGGGACAAAAG TGGGTCATCTGGTGTGA
- the smoc1 gene encoding SPARC-related modular calcium-binding protein 1 isoform X3 → MLLSSFLIVTFAHFLAPLLFCYLPQVSAQKPGSRWLIGDRDSHCGVICSRTHGKPVCGSDGRSYETGCELQRARCKDRTLTLAHRGRCRGKSWVKNDQLQVAPAPTSTSEGRDLELKDAGQSKCRVERNQALEQARRPQEFIPECNEDGTFAQVQCHTLTGYCWCVTSDGKPVSGSSVHNRTPVCSGSVTDKPPGPPNSGRKVSFRFFLTLNPDDGSKPTPTMETHVPPEGDEITAPTLWIKQLVYKENKQNNSTSRKQEKVPSCDQERQSALEEDRQNPREVTFIPDCGPGGLYKPVQCHQSTGYCWCVLVDTGRPIPGTSTRYQTPECDGTARSHILDTEDPFQGRDLTGCPEGKKVEFITSLLDALTTDMVQAINSPAPSGGGRFAEPDPSHNLEERVVHWYFAQLDNNGSHDINKKELKPFKKYLKKKAKPKKCARKFTDYCDLNKNKAISLQELKGCLGVSKEGSSTTSGNQAIRQGTKVGHLV, encoded by the exons TGGCTGattggagacagagacagtcacTGTGGGGTCATCTGCTCGCGGACGCATGGAAAGCCGGTGTGTGGCTCAGACGGACGGAGCTACGAGACTGGCTGCGAACTGCAGAGGGCGCGATGCAAAGATAGGACGCTGACACTGGCACACCGCGGCCGGTGTCGAG GTAAAAGCTGGGTAAAAAATGATCAGCTGCAGGTGGCTCCAGCACCAACTTCCACATCTGAGGGGAGAGACTTGGAACTCAAAG ATGCAGGTCAGTCCAAGTGTCGGGTTGAGAGGAACCAGGCGTTGGAACAAGCCAGGAGACCTCAGGAGTTTATCCCAGAATGCAACGAGGATGGGACATTTGCCCAG GTCCAGTGCCATACTCTGACCGGTTACTGCTGGTGTGTGACCAGTGACGGCAAGCCAGTGAGTGGCTCCTCTGTGCACAACAGGACCCCAGTGTGCTCAG GGTCGGTAACCGATAAACCACCTGGGCCACCGAACTCTGGTAGAAAAG TCTCTTTCCGTTTTTTTCTCACCCTGAACCCAGACGATGGCTCCAAGCCCACACCCACTATGGAGACGCACGTCCCCCCTGAGGGTGATG AGATAACCGCTCCAACGCTATGGATAAAACAGCTGGTTTATAAGGAGAACAAGCAGAACAACTCCACTTCCAGAAAGCAAG AGAAAGTTCCCTCTTGTGACCAGGAGAGACAAAGTGCCCTGGAGGAGGATCGGCAGAACCCCCGAGAGGTCACGTTTATCCCCGACTGCGGCCCTGGTGGTCTTTACAAACCGGTCCAATGCCATCAGTCCACAGGATACTGCTGGTGTGTTCTTGTGGACACCGGACGGCCCATTCCTGGAACCTCCACCAG GTACCAGACGCCAGAGTGTGATGGAACGGCACGATCACACATCTTAGACACCGAAGATCCATTTCAAGGCAGAGACTTGACAG GCTGCCCAGAGGGGAAGAAAGTGGAATTCATTACAAGCTTGTTAGATGCCCTCACCACAGACATGGTACAGGCCATAAACTCACCAGCCCCCTCTGGTGGTGGGAG ATTTGCAGAGCCTGACCCCAGTCACAATTTAGAGGAGAGGGTGGTGCACTGGTACTTCGCCCAGCTGGATAACAACGGCAGTCATGACATCAATAAGAAGGAACTAAAACCTTTCAAGAAGTACCTTAAGAAGAAAGCCAAGCCCAAGAAATGTGCTCGCAAATTCACAGACTACTGTGACCTGAATAAGAACAAGGCCATTTCCCTGCAAGAGCTGAAAGGCTGCTTGGGCGTCAGCAAGGAAG GTAGCTCAACAACAAGTGGCAACCAAGCAATAAGGCAAGGGACAAAAG TGGGTCATCTGGTGTGA
- the smoc1 gene encoding SPARC-related modular calcium-binding protein 1 isoform X1 codes for MLLSSFLIVTFAHFLAPLLFCYLPQVSAQKPGSRWLIGDRDSHCGVICSRTHGKPVCGSDGRSYETGCELQRARCKDRTLTLAHRGRCRGKSWVKNDQLQVAPAPTSTSEGRDLELKDAGQSKCRVERNQALEQARRPQEFIPECNEDGTFAQVQCHTLTGYCWCVTSDGKPVSGSSVHNRTPVCSGNIREFMGTHAGTSGLSGSVTDKPPGPPNSGRKVSFRFFLTLNPDDGSKPTPTMETHVPPEGDEITAPTLWIKQLVYKENKQNNSTSRKQEKVPSCDQERQSALEEDRQNPREVTFIPDCGPGGLYKPVQCHQSTGYCWCVLVDTGRPIPGTSTRYQTPECDGTARSHILDTEDPFQGRDLTGCPEGKKVEFITSLLDALTTDMVQAINSPAPSGGGRFAEPDPSHNLEERVVHWYFAQLDNNGSHDINKKELKPFKKYLKKKAKPKKCARKFTDYCDLNKNKAISLQELKGCLGVSKEGSSTTSGNQAIRQGTKVGHLV; via the exons TGGCTGattggagacagagacagtcacTGTGGGGTCATCTGCTCGCGGACGCATGGAAAGCCGGTGTGTGGCTCAGACGGACGGAGCTACGAGACTGGCTGCGAACTGCAGAGGGCGCGATGCAAAGATAGGACGCTGACACTGGCACACCGCGGCCGGTGTCGAG GTAAAAGCTGGGTAAAAAATGATCAGCTGCAGGTGGCTCCAGCACCAACTTCCACATCTGAGGGGAGAGACTTGGAACTCAAAG ATGCAGGTCAGTCCAAGTGTCGGGTTGAGAGGAACCAGGCGTTGGAACAAGCCAGGAGACCTCAGGAGTTTATCCCAGAATGCAACGAGGATGGGACATTTGCCCAG GTCCAGTGCCATACTCTGACCGGTTACTGCTGGTGTGTGACCAGTGACGGCAAGCCAGTGAGTGGCTCCTCTGTGCACAACAGGACCCCAGTGTGCTCAG GAAACATCCGTGAATTTATGGGAACTCATGCTGGGACAAGTGGATTGTCAG GGTCGGTAACCGATAAACCACCTGGGCCACCGAACTCTGGTAGAAAAG TCTCTTTCCGTTTTTTTCTCACCCTGAACCCAGACGATGGCTCCAAGCCCACACCCACTATGGAGACGCACGTCCCCCCTGAGGGTGATG AGATAACCGCTCCAACGCTATGGATAAAACAGCTGGTTTATAAGGAGAACAAGCAGAACAACTCCACTTCCAGAAAGCAAG AGAAAGTTCCCTCTTGTGACCAGGAGAGACAAAGTGCCCTGGAGGAGGATCGGCAGAACCCCCGAGAGGTCACGTTTATCCCCGACTGCGGCCCTGGTGGTCTTTACAAACCGGTCCAATGCCATCAGTCCACAGGATACTGCTGGTGTGTTCTTGTGGACACCGGACGGCCCATTCCTGGAACCTCCACCAG GTACCAGACGCCAGAGTGTGATGGAACGGCACGATCACACATCTTAGACACCGAAGATCCATTTCAAGGCAGAGACTTGACAG GCTGCCCAGAGGGGAAGAAAGTGGAATTCATTACAAGCTTGTTAGATGCCCTCACCACAGACATGGTACAGGCCATAAACTCACCAGCCCCCTCTGGTGGTGGGAG ATTTGCAGAGCCTGACCCCAGTCACAATTTAGAGGAGAGGGTGGTGCACTGGTACTTCGCCCAGCTGGATAACAACGGCAGTCATGACATCAATAAGAAGGAACTAAAACCTTTCAAGAAGTACCTTAAGAAGAAAGCCAAGCCCAAGAAATGTGCTCGCAAATTCACAGACTACTGTGACCTGAATAAGAACAAGGCCATTTCCCTGCAAGAGCTGAAAGGCTGCTTGGGCGTCAGCAAGGAAG GTAGCTCAACAACAAGTGGCAACCAAGCAATAAGGCAAGGGACAAAAG TGGGTCATCTGGTGTGA